In the Deinococcus apachensis DSM 19763 genome, one interval contains:
- a CDS encoding carboxypeptidase-like regulatory domain-containing protein yields the protein MRNIMMAMTAVLVLSACGAGGTGTNTGHPNPTSPTGGTTANTLSGRILDAAGKPVADAEVWIQPVSYQGLIKARTDAQGRYQSIELNPSLAPYRAQAYKVVNYHGEQNCVRMGGETSADFDVFNAKDGAVRNFRWKMQGSSEGGYDDQTWGGNLRFYKDPETDDADMVRSDEVLEVKLVPNGPLIDGSVGEEWDYTVHTGQGVKDVPVGRYNMSAVVVNADGTKTPLRLKADNDVQQTGWNTTITILFDGLSNCGHYATFHSTPIAISR from the coding sequence ATGCGAAACATCATGATGGCGATGACGGCGGTCCTGGTCCTCTCGGCCTGTGGGGCGGGAGGCACGGGGACGAACACGGGCCACCCTAACCCTACCTCTCCTACAGGAGGGACAACCGCAAACACCCTGAGCGGACGGATTCTCGATGCGGCGGGCAAGCCAGTCGCTGATGCGGAAGTGTGGATTCAACCCGTGTCCTACCAGGGGCTGATCAAAGCCCGAACGGACGCGCAGGGCCGCTACCAGTCGATTGAACTCAACCCGTCCCTCGCGCCGTACCGGGCCCAGGCGTACAAGGTGGTGAATTACCACGGCGAGCAAAACTGCGTGCGGATGGGCGGTGAGACGTCCGCCGACTTCGACGTGTTTAATGCCAAGGATGGTGCGGTGCGGAATTTCCGCTGGAAGATGCAGGGCTCCTCCGAGGGCGGGTACGACGACCAGACGTGGGGCGGCAACCTGCGCTTCTACAAAGACCCTGAGACGGACGACGCCGACATGGTCCGCTCGGACGAGGTCCTCGAAGTGAAGCTCGTCCCCAACGGCCCGCTGATTGATGGCAGCGTGGGCGAGGAGTGGGACTACACCGTTCACACCGGGCAGGGCGTGAAGGACGTTCCAGTGGGCCGCTACAACATGTCCGCCGTGGTGGTGAACGCGGACGGCACGAAAACGCCCCTGAGGCTGAAGGCCGACAACGACGTTCAACAAACCGGCTGGAACACCACGATCACTATCCTGTTCGACGGCCTCTCCAACTGCGGCCACTACGCGACGTTCCACTCGACCCCCATCGCCATCTCCCGGTAA